The DNA region ACTTGCCACTTGCCACTTGCCGTTCAGTCCCCGCTCCGCCGCACCGCCTCGAGCCTGAGCTGCAGCCCCACGCTGCCGTTGAACTCGTTGAGGCCCGGCGTGTGGGCGAGGTCCACGGACATGCCTCGCCTGATCCAACGCGCCTCGTCGCCCAGGCCGAAGCCGATGGCCTCGAAGGCCATGCGCCCGGCGCCCACCGTCAGCTTCAGGTGGTTGTTGTCGCGCCCGACCTGCCGCACACTCAGCACTTCCAGCGCCGGCGAATACAGCAGCGGCGCCGGGTTGGACTGCCCGCATGGCTCCAGCGCCACCAGCGCCTGCGCCAGCTCGGGGGTGATCTCCGACGGCTCCACCGCCGCATCCAGCTCCAGGCGGGGCAGCAGGTCCGCCGGAGAGAGACACGCCGCGGCCAGCTCGCACAGGCGCTGCCGCACCGCCGGGATGCAGTCGCGGTGAAGGGTCAGGCCGCCGGCCAGCTCGTGCCCACCGGCACGTTCGAGGAGGTCGCCGCACGCGGCAAAGGCGTGGGCGAGGTGGAAGCCGGGGAGGCTGCGGCCTGAGCCCCGGCAGAAGTCGTCGCCCTCGACGATGATGACCGCCGGCCGGCTGAACTCCTCGAGGATCTTGGAGGCGACGATGCCGACCACGCCCGGGTGCCAGCCGTCATGCGACAGCACCAGCACCGGGCAGTCATCCTCTTCCAGCAGGCGCTCGGCCTGTATCCGCGCCTCCTGGTACGTCCGCTCCTGCTCCCGCTGGCGCTGGCGGTTGAGCGCCTCCAGGTTCAGCGCCAGCTTCAGGGCCTCGCTCTCGTCGTCGCTGAGCAGCAACTCCAGCGCCTCGGTGGCGTCGCCCATGCGGCCGACGGCGTTGAGGCGCGGGGCGAGACGGTACGCGATGTCGGTGGCGTTGAGCGCCCCGTTGGTGTCGCAGATGTCCAGCAGCGCGCGCAGGCCCGCCTTCTTCGTGCCCGGCAGCAGCTTCAGCCCGGCCGCGCAGAAAGCCCGGTTCTCATCCACCAGCGGCGCCACATCGGCAATGGTGCCAATGCACACCAGGTCCAGGAACGCGCGCGCGACCGATTGCTCGGGGATATCCAGCCGCTGGGACAGGGCGCAGATGAACTTGTACGCAATGCCGACCGCCGTGAGTTCGCTGAAGGGGTATTCGGAGTCATCCCGCTTGGGGTTGACCACCAGCGTGCCGGGCGGCAGCGTCTCGCCGGGCTGGTGGTGGTCCAGCACGATGACCTCAATGCCCTCCTGCCGCGCCTCGGCGATCATCTCGTGGTCGCTGACGCCGCAGTCTACCGAGATGAGCAGGCCGAGGCCCTTTTTCCCGGCCATCTTCACGGCCCGGCGCGACAGGCCGTAGTGGTCGTGCTGCCGATGCGGGATGAAGTAGTGCACGTCGAGCCCGAGCTTGGACAGGGCGCGCACCAGCAGCGCCGCGCTGGTCACGCCATCGGCGTCATAGTCGCCGTGAACGAGTATCTCGTCGCCGGCGTCCCGCGCCTGCAGGAGGCGCTCGACAGCCGGCGCCATGTCGGGTAGTCTGAACGGGTCATGCAGCCCGCCGGGGGGCGGGTTGAGAAACTGCTGTGCCGCGTCGGCGTCGCTGATCTCACGGTTGCGCAGCACAGCCGCGACCAGGGGCAGCAACCCCAGCGCATGTGCGAGGGCCTGCTCAAACGCGGGATCACGGTCCCGCACCTGCCAGAGGGTACGTCGTGCTCGGGGGGCGATGGGGGAACACTCCTTCGGCGGACCATCAGGTCCGCAAGTCAGTATAGCCGTCGCCTCGGTAGGCGTCAACGCGAGGGCCTCTGGAGCGCGGCTCTCCAGAGCCGCAAGCCTCATCGCAGACCGATGCGGCCCTGGAGGGCTGCGCGCCAACAGCACGCCCGGGAACAACCGATCCCCCATCTGCCTCTAAGGCGCGTAGGGGGCAGACGAAGATAGTACACTGAGGAGAGTCTCGCATGAAGCGCACCTGTCTCGCTGCTTTGCTCGTAACCTGGTCCCTGACGGCCCTGGGGCTGGCCGGCGCGTGGGCCGCCGATCCCGTTGCCTTGCCGCCGGGGGTACGCCCCTGTTGTCGCGATCTGGCCAAGCGTCTGAACGTCCCGGAGGGCGACATCAAGCTCGTCCGCGCGGATGAGACGACGTTCCCGGACGCGTCCCTGGGCCTGCCGCGCCCTGGTGAGATGTACGCGCAGGTCC from bacterium includes:
- the recJ gene encoding single-stranded-DNA-specific exonuclease RecJ; the encoded protein is MRDRDPAFEQALAHALGLLPLVAAVLRNREISDADAAQQFLNPPPGGLHDPFRLPDMAPAVERLLQARDAGDEILVHGDYDADGVTSAALLVRALSKLGLDVHYFIPHRQHDHYGLSRRAVKMAGKKGLGLLISVDCGVSDHEMIAEARQEGIEVIVLDHHQPGETLPPGTLVVNPKRDDSEYPFSELTAVGIAYKFICALSQRLDIPEQSVARAFLDLVCIGTIADVAPLVDENRAFCAAGLKLLPGTKKAGLRALLDICDTNGALNATDIAYRLAPRLNAVGRMGDATEALELLLSDDESEALKLALNLEALNRQRQREQERTYQEARIQAERLLEEDDCPVLVLSHDGWHPGVVGIVASKILEEFSRPAVIIVEGDDFCRGSGRSLPGFHLAHAFAACGDLLERAGGHELAGGLTLHRDCIPAVRQRLCELAAACLSPADLLPRLELDAAVEPSEITPELAQALVALEPCGQSNPAPLLYSPALEVLSVRQVGRDNNHLKLTVGAGRMAFEAIGFGLGDEARWIRRGMSVDLAHTPGLNEFNGSVGLQLRLEAVRRSGD